In Pseudomonadota bacterium, the following proteins share a genomic window:
- a CDS encoding sulfotransferase domain-containing protein translates to MHSRASPIILILCRSNLPCHGDNRAGMKRQHRIIALALPREPEPSSAVVRQLAEFVQAYARTQLVCLLDLGGASGVYRTALGAERCIYVDCNSSYLQQHCRWEIVDPGLLSGAIRFVVVLAPPATYLAALRTVYDRFPGRPIVILPFAGPGHAPGMLPPVATAPLGDDSPIVFSLYPGCGSNRLRPVVRGLMFWLEKRFVAAVAPNTNRRFLASIEAPALGFGDYPKLRCALDDACRRSFDLLDLDCWSEVHDHVSTDMLAQLAGCKVVALYRDPRDYIVSLYHWLCDRIHRDRFETLAKLAKEDGLLTLIDGLASRTAAGDSVYQVPPLASVARDFAALRRHPHILAVSYEEARLDPRPLYRRMIAWLGLDDVAFHDIPDEGLDHMISLGGFAAQSGGVYTEGTGDTYHRSATLGVTGLRKGIVGDWKNHFSPKLKDHAKELIGESLIELGYEKDLNW, encoded by the coding sequence TTGCATAGTCGCGCCTCGCCCATCATTCTCATTCTTTGTAGATCCAATCTCCCGTGTCATGGAGACAATCGCGCGGGTATGAAACGTCAACATCGAATCATCGCGCTCGCGCTGCCGAGGGAACCCGAGCCGTCGAGCGCCGTCGTGCGGCAGCTTGCCGAATTCGTTCAGGCCTATGCGCGGACACAGTTGGTGTGTCTCTTGGACCTTGGCGGCGCCAGCGGCGTCTACCGAACGGCGCTCGGCGCCGAGCGCTGCATCTACGTCGATTGCAACTCCAGCTACCTGCAGCAGCATTGTCGCTGGGAGATTGTCGATCCCGGCCTGCTTTCCGGCGCCATTCGTTTCGTCGTGGTCCTGGCACCGCCGGCGACTTATCTGGCGGCGCTGCGCACGGTCTATGACCGCTTCCCGGGACGGCCCATCGTCATACTTCCCTTTGCCGGTCCCGGGCATGCGCCCGGCATGCTCCCTCCAGTCGCCACCGCACCGCTTGGAGATGATTCTCCCATCGTCTTTAGCCTCTATCCCGGTTGTGGCAGCAACCGGCTGCGCCCGGTCGTTCGCGGGCTGATGTTCTGGCTTGAGAAGCGTTTTGTTGCGGCGGTCGCACCCAATACGAATCGGCGGTTCCTCGCTTCGATCGAAGCCCCCGCCCTGGGCTTCGGCGACTATCCAAAGCTCAGATGCGCGTTGGACGACGCCTGTCGCCGCTCCTTCGATCTATTGGACCTGGATTGCTGGAGCGAAGTCCACGACCATGTGTCGACCGACATGCTGGCCCAACTGGCGGGCTGCAAGGTGGTGGCGCTCTACCGCGATCCCAGGGACTACATCGTCTCGCTCTACCACTGGCTCTGCGACCGCATCCATCGCGATCGCTTCGAGACGTTGGCCAAGCTTGCGAAGGAAGACGGGCTGCTGACGCTGATCGACGGTTTGGCCAGCCGAACTGCGGCGGGGGATTCAGTATACCAGGTGCCGCCGTTGGCGAGTGTCGCTCGCGATTTTGCCGCGCTGCGGCGGCACCCGCATATTTTGGCCGTGAGCTACGAGGAGGCACGGCTCGATCCCCGCCCTCTGTATCGCCGCATGATCGCCTGGCTTGGGCTCGACGACGTGGCGTTCCATGACATTCCCGACGAGGGACTCGACCACATGATCTCGCTCGGGGGGTTTGCCGCACAGTCCGGCGGCGTCTACACCGAAGGAACGGGGGACACCTATCACCGGTCCGCAACCTTGGGCGTAACTGGCCTGCGCAAGGGCATCGTCGGCGACTGGAAAAACCACTTCTCGCCGAAGCTCAAGGATCATGCCAAGGAGCTGATCGGAGAGTCGCTGATAGAGCTCGGCTACGAGAAGGATCTCAACTGGTAG
- a CDS encoding class I SAM-dependent methyltransferase produces the protein MTVKEPPVTHGDFTELATDYALYRPGYDANVRAALIGLLGAPPTGLDAVDVGAGTGIWTRMLAAAGFRSIIAVEPNAAMRAAGTASSAGTAAARSIAWREGSGEATGLADASADLLTMASSFHWVDFARGTAEFRRVLRTGGWCCALWNPRQIEESPLLTEIEAELGRLGPEIERISSGRSGVTEQLGDRLRTEGGFSTVVYLEGRHVEIRSREAYIGVWRSVNDIRVQLGPERFARFLAWLDERLANVPEIATPYLTRAWAARNGTG, from the coding sequence ATGACGGTTAAGGAACCACCGGTTACGCACGGCGACTTCACCGAACTCGCGACGGACTATGCTCTCTATCGTCCGGGCTATGACGCGAACGTGCGCGCGGCGCTGATCGGTCTCCTGGGGGCACCGCCAACCGGCCTCGATGCGGTCGACGTCGGTGCCGGCACCGGCATTTGGACGCGGATGCTGGCCGCGGCCGGTTTTCGATCGATCATTGCGGTGGAACCCAATGCCGCCATGCGTGCCGCCGGCACTGCCAGTTCGGCTGGAACGGCGGCGGCACGGTCGATTGCATGGCGCGAGGGCAGCGGTGAAGCCACGGGCCTGGCAGACGCCAGCGCCGATCTCCTGACCATGGCCTCGTCGTTCCATTGGGTGGATTTTGCCCGCGGGACCGCCGAATTCCGTCGTGTATTGAGGACCGGCGGTTGGTGCTGCGCGTTGTGGAACCCTCGGCAAATCGAGGAGTCGCCGCTGCTGACGGAAATCGAGGCGGAGTTGGGCCGGCTTGGGCCGGAGATAGAGCGGATCTCCTCCGGCCGCTCTGGAGTTACCGAACAGCTCGGCGATCGGCTCAGAACGGAGGGCGGATTCAGCACGGTGGTCTATCTCGAAGGGCGGCATGTCGAGATCCGCTCCCGCGAGGCCTATATCGGCGTTTGGCGTTCGGTGAACGATATCCGCGTGCAGCTTGGTCCGGAACGATTTGCTCGATTTCTTGCTTGGCTCGACGAACGACTTGCGAACGTGCCGGAAATCGCTACGCCGTATCTCACCCGCGCGTGGGCAGCAAGGAACGGAACGGGCTGA
- a CDS encoding SDR family oxidoreductase: MAMRRWNVMVTGGAGYVGSVLVPKLLAEGHGVTVLDLYIYGRDIFADLRRNPGFREVRGDLRDAKAVEDALHGCDAVIHLACISNDPSFDLDPELGKSINYDCFRPLVQAAKRAGVERFVYASSSSVYGVKDVPNVTEDEPLVPITDYAKYKAMCEDVLKEEYAPGFTALTVRPATVCGYAPRLRLDLTVNILTSHAYNKHLITVFGGEQKRPNLHIEDMAELYLESLRQPAEKIDRNVFNVGFENHKVIEIADMVRRVVGPDVEVRVTPSDDHRSYHISSEKIRRELGFVPKHSIGHAAEGLARAFRDGKIPGWDTDPRYVNIKMMKQIDLR, encoded by the coding sequence ATGGCAATGCGTCGTTGGAACGTGATGGTGACCGGCGGTGCCGGCTATGTCGGCAGCGTGCTCGTGCCGAAGCTCCTGGCAGAGGGGCACGGCGTCACCGTGCTGGACCTCTACATCTACGGCCGCGATATCTTCGCCGATCTACGGCGCAATCCCGGGTTTCGGGAGGTGCGAGGCGATCTTCGCGACGCTAAGGCGGTCGAGGATGCGCTGCACGGCTGCGATGCGGTCATCCACCTCGCCTGTATCTCGAACGATCCGTCATTCGATCTCGATCCCGAGCTCGGCAAGTCGATCAACTACGATTGCTTCCGTCCGCTGGTGCAGGCGGCGAAACGGGCGGGCGTGGAGCGCTTCGTCTATGCGTCCTCGTCCAGCGTCTATGGCGTCAAGGATGTGCCGAACGTGACCGAGGATGAGCCTCTGGTGCCGATCACCGACTATGCCAAATACAAGGCCATGTGCGAGGACGTCCTCAAGGAAGAATACGCACCGGGCTTCACCGCCCTGACCGTCAGGCCCGCGACCGTGTGCGGCTACGCTCCGCGCCTTCGGCTCGATCTCACCGTCAACATTTTGACCAGCCACGCCTACAACAAGCACCTGATCACCGTATTCGGTGGCGAGCAGAAACGCCCCAACCTCCACATCGAGGACATGGCCGAGCTTTATCTCGAGTCGCTACGCCAGCCCGCCGAGAAGATCGATCGCAACGTGTTCAATGTCGGCTTTGAAAATCACAAGGTAATCGAAATCGCCGACATGGTGCGCCGGGTGGTCGGCCCCGACGTCGAGGTGCGGGTGACGCCGTCCGACGACCACCGCTCCTATCATATCTCCTCGGAGAAGATCCGCCGCGAGCTGGGCTTCGTGCCCAAGCATTCCATCGGCCACGCGGCGGAGGGTCTGGCTCGGGCATTCCGCGACGGCAAGATTCCCGGATGGGATACCGATCCGCGCTACGTCAACATCAAGATGATGAAGCAGATCGATCTCAGATGA
- a CDS encoding FkbM family methyltransferase, giving the protein MTQHLDPERLYVHHVGGRLSNIDGQGFPLPLAKPFLPDVDVYLYEADANCIEQIYNVNQHLPVKLEVINGAVAAASGRTKFHLCHDRYGSSLIPLNPRYRTLYSLANAYGDFTCWDSGRTVEEIEIDAVSIDDLRRRRGFLVDFLSTDAEGADFDLLQGARETLKEHSIGFYCEAQLIEYRKPSRHFGHIIDFADSIGYRLVRYDNHGDLFYYRGPIGARGQGSNIFGDALFLKEIDDVLGRPEPGRQLRKLAFVAFCFGQVEYAMESLKALAGLPGEATVPSDLVYRTFLDRAAETHRSMPALYPPRYVDCYSVADAKAFNAPDVTAPLPPHSVHAVRERYFSYTDRAGFLAAVQALSGAVHTSFEQLLLDHEMAPLARLVRERRIAALGRTLRTLGYAKDVGGQLHLDVDALQASLGEFIGKAT; this is encoded by the coding sequence TTGACCCAGCACCTTGACCCTGAGCGCCTCTACGTCCACCACGTCGGAGGGCGGCTGTCCAACATCGACGGCCAAGGCTTTCCCTTGCCCCTCGCCAAGCCGTTCTTGCCCGACGTCGACGTCTATCTTTACGAGGCCGATGCCAATTGCATCGAGCAGATCTACAACGTCAATCAACATCTGCCGGTAAAGCTCGAAGTCATCAACGGCGCGGTTGCCGCCGCCAGCGGCCGAACGAAGTTTCACCTTTGCCACGATCGCTACGGCAGCTCCTTGATACCGCTGAATCCGCGCTATCGCACCTTATATTCCCTTGCCAACGCCTATGGCGACTTTACCTGCTGGGACTCCGGACGAACGGTGGAGGAGATCGAAATCGATGCCGTCAGCATCGATGATCTCCGCCGTCGCCGCGGCTTTCTCGTAGACTTTCTCTCGACCGACGCCGAAGGCGCCGATTTCGATCTGCTTCAGGGAGCGCGCGAGACGCTGAAGGAGCACAGCATCGGCTTCTACTGCGAGGCACAGCTCATCGAGTACCGCAAGCCATCGCGGCATTTCGGGCACATCATCGATTTTGCCGACTCGATCGGCTATCGGCTGGTCCGTTACGACAACCACGGTGATCTTTTCTACTATCGCGGCCCGATCGGCGCGCGGGGCCAGGGTTCGAACATCTTCGGCGACGCGCTCTTTCTCAAGGAGATCGATGACGTCCTCGGCCGTCCGGAGCCCGGACGCCAGCTGAGGAAGCTCGCCTTCGTCGCCTTCTGCTTCGGGCAAGTGGAATATGCGATGGAAAGCCTGAAAGCGCTCGCGGGTCTTCCGGGCGAAGCGACCGTCCCTTCCGATCTGGTCTACAGAACGTTTCTCGACCGTGCGGCCGAAACCCACCGGTCGATGCCGGCGCTCTACCCGCCTCGCTATGTCGATTGCTACTCGGTCGCCGATGCGAAGGCCTTCAACGCCCCTGATGTCACCGCGCCATTGCCGCCGCATTCCGTTCATGCGGTGCGGGAGCGGTATTTCAGCTACACCGACAGAGCAGGCTTCCTTGCGGCGGTGCAGGCCCTTTCCGGCGCCGTCCATACGAGCTTCGAGCAGCTGCTTCTGGACCATGAAATGGCGCCGCTCGCGCGGCTAGTCCGCGAACGGCGGATAGCCGCACTCGGCAGGACCTTGCGTACTCTCGGCTACGCGAAAGACGTCGGCGGGCAGCTGCACCTCGATGTCGATGCGCTGCAGGCGAGCCTCGGGGAGTTCATAGGCAAAGCCACCTAG
- a CDS encoding TIGR04372 family glycosyltransferase: MASAPDMPGAWHLLSTLGVAMIDPRAVAQAAWRAVAIDSNFAAGHINLGKALIALYETNPDLPGVFALHEKGLAALDRALRLDPDCLGYSYMAALHAAAGNPETTRTLYDEHFRRTGLLTETVVPGGFRIIPREVTRAIGNLALIDFYIKMLLLGWRPPHTVKAIAPPGKVANMHYLRCWRRYLIVIDDPKEIAEVEPHYRRGDCGIGGLVVQGRTRLFPEAAAAAQVQWEAERRPPLLDLDEEDAVRGEAVLREMGLGANDWFVGLHVRESGFHRDIGRNSPMVYRNASIDRFGPAIEAIAKRGGWVIRMGDPSMTPLGSHERVIDYAVGPRKSEWMDVFLCARGRFFLGSASGMHMVPATFGVPCAIANAAPMGSRPVFAADIFIPKLYWSKLEGRYLGFVESTAPPLGHAAHAGLFETRGVELVENTPEEIEGLVAEMLDRLDGSAGYSAEDEMLQARFRAETAPFSAWGTNSRIGRDFLRFHAALLESRQ, encoded by the coding sequence TTGGCCTCGGCGCCCGACATGCCAGGTGCCTGGCATCTGCTTTCGACGCTCGGGGTGGCGATGATTGACCCGCGTGCCGTTGCGCAGGCGGCTTGGCGCGCGGTAGCGATCGATTCAAATTTCGCCGCTGGCCATATCAACCTGGGAAAGGCGCTGATCGCGCTCTACGAGACCAACCCCGACCTGCCGGGCGTCTTTGCTTTGCACGAGAAGGGCTTGGCCGCCTTGGACCGCGCGCTTCGGCTCGACCCGGATTGTCTCGGCTATTCCTATATGGCCGCGTTGCACGCGGCGGCAGGGAATCCCGAGACCACACGGACGCTCTATGATGAGCACTTTCGGCGGACCGGTCTCCTCACCGAAACCGTGGTGCCCGGTGGTTTTCGCATCATCCCCCGGGAAGTAACCCGCGCCATCGGCAACCTCGCACTCATCGATTTCTACATCAAGATGCTTCTGCTCGGCTGGCGGCCGCCGCACACCGTAAAGGCGATCGCACCGCCGGGGAAGGTCGCCAACATGCATTACCTTCGTTGCTGGCGACGCTACCTGATCGTGATCGACGACCCCAAGGAAATCGCCGAAGTCGAGCCGCATTATCGCCGTGGCGATTGTGGCATAGGCGGTTTGGTCGTGCAGGGGAGGACGCGGCTGTTTCCCGAGGCTGCGGCAGCGGCGCAGGTCCAATGGGAGGCGGAGCGGCGTCCGCCGCTGCTCGATCTCGATGAGGAGGACGCGGTTCGTGGCGAGGCGGTGCTGCGGGAGATGGGTCTTGGCGCGAACGACTGGTTTGTCGGCCTGCATGTGCGCGAATCGGGCTTTCATCGCGATATCGGGCGCAATAGCCCGATGGTGTATCGCAATGCTTCCATCGATCGGTTCGGCCCCGCCATCGAGGCGATCGCAAAGCGCGGCGGCTGGGTGATCCGGATGGGCGATCCCAGCATGACGCCGCTCGGATCGCACGAGCGAGTGATCGACTACGCGGTCGGTCCCCGCAAGAGCGAATGGATGGATGTGTTCCTATGCGCCCGCGGCCGCTTCTTCCTTGGGAGTGCCTCTGGCATGCACATGGTCCCGGCCACCTTCGGCGTGCCATGCGCCATCGCCAATGCGGCTCCCATGGGCTCGAGACCCGTTTTCGCGGCCGACATTTTCATTCCAAAACTGTATTGGTCAAAGCTCGAAGGTCGCTATCTCGGCTTCGTGGAGAGCACGGCGCCGCCGCTCGGGCATGCGGCTCATGCCGGATTGTTCGAAACGCGCGGGGTGGAGCTCGTGGAGAACACGCCGGAAGAAATCGAGGGTTTGGTTGCCGAGATGCTGGATCGCTTGGACGGGAGCGCCGGCTACAGTGCAGAGGATGAAATGCTGCAGGCGCGGTTCCGCGCGGAAACCGCCCCCTTTAGCGCCTGGGGCACCAACAGCCGGATCGGCCGGGATTTTCTGCGGTTTCATGCCGCGCTGCTGGAATCCCGACAATAG
- a CDS encoding adenylyl-sulfate kinase — MEESRNAAGMVFWITGLSGVGKTTVAARLVARLTPMGVKPLLLDGDVLREIFGGGIGHGAEERRRLAFCYGRLCRELARQGATVVCATISMFEAVRAWNRTNIPRYTEIYLRASLAELAAQDEKGLYRRALAGELRDVVGVDIEAEEPRAADFVFDRSEGLAPDEIARRILEQTDIPVTA, encoded by the coding sequence ATGGAAGAGAGTCGCAATGCGGCTGGGATGGTCTTCTGGATTACCGGCCTTTCCGGCGTCGGCAAGACCACCGTGGCGGCACGCCTCGTCGCTCGGTTGACGCCCATGGGGGTAAAGCCATTGCTGCTCGATGGCGACGTGCTGCGGGAGATCTTCGGCGGCGGCATCGGTCACGGCGCCGAAGAGCGCCGTCGACTCGCCTTCTGCTATGGACGCCTCTGCCGGGAGCTGGCGCGCCAAGGCGCCACGGTGGTCTGCGCCACGATCTCCATGTTCGAGGCCGTGCGCGCATGGAACCGCACGAATATTCCCCGCTATACGGAAATCTACCTGCGCGCGAGCCTGGCCGAGCTGGCGGCTCAGGATGAAAAGGGTTTGTACCGACGCGCGCTTGCCGGCGAGCTTCGCGACGTGGTCGGCGTCGACATCGAGGCAGAAGAGCCTCGGGCCGCTGATTTCGTGTTCGACCGATCCGAAGGGCTGGCGCCCGATGAGATCGCCCGCCGCATTTTGGAGCAGACGGATATCCCGGTGACGGCATGA